One stretch of Thermococcus sp. DNA includes these proteins:
- the speE gene encoding polyamine aminopropyltransferase encodes MGYSNEENAFIEWYPRGYGVGFKVTRRLFETQTEYQRLEIYETEGFGKLLVLDGTVQLVETGEESYHEVLVHPVLLAHPNPKRVLVIGGGDGGTLREILRHETVEKASMVEIDDGVVEASYLYLDVAKDLLDKLVKNECERAELIIGDGVEYLRESDDKFDVIIVDSTDPVGPAKLLFSEGFYRDAYERLNDPGIYITQAGSVYLFTNELLDAYRAMKKVFDRVYYFSFPVIGYASPWSFLVGVKGDIDFTKVDLGRAKKLDLYYYDPERHETLFQIPRYVRKLLEEK; translated from the coding sequence ATGGGTTACAGTAACGAGGAAAACGCCTTCATCGAGTGGTATCCACGGGGCTACGGTGTCGGCTTCAAGGTCACTCGGAGGCTCTTTGAGACCCAGACGGAATATCAGAGGCTTGAGATTTATGAGACAGAGGGTTTTGGTAAGTTACTCGTCCTCGATGGGACGGTTCAGCTCGTTGAAACCGGTGAGGAGAGTTACCATGAGGTTCTGGTTCATCCGGTTCTTCTCGCCCATCCGAACCCAAAGCGTGTCCTGGTAATAGGTGGTGGTGACGGGGGAACCCTCCGCGAGATTCTCAGGCACGAGACGGTCGAGAAAGCTTCCATGGTTGAGATAGACGACGGGGTGGTTGAGGCTTCGTACCTCTATCTTGATGTGGCCAAAGACCTGCTTGATAAGCTGGTAAAGAATGAGTGTGAGAGGGCAGAGCTTATTATAGGTGATGGCGTTGAGTACCTGCGCGAGAGTGATGATAAGTTCGATGTGATAATCGTCGATTCCACCGACCCTGTTGGTCCGGCGAAGCTCCTCTTCAGTGAGGGGTTTTATCGTGATGCCTATGAGAGACTCAACGATCCCGGAATCTACATAACCCAGGCTGGAAGCGTTTACCTCTTCACCAACGAACTTCTCGACGCTTACAGGGCCATGAAGAAGGTCTTCGACCGCGTTTATTACTTCAGCTTCCCGGTCATCGGTTATGCCTCACCTTGGAGCTTTCTCGTTGGGGTCAAGGGTGATATAGACTTCACAAAGGTCGACCTAGGGCGCGCCAAAAAGCTCGATCTGTACTATTACGACCCCGAGAGGCACGAGACGCTCTTCCAGATACCTCGCTACGTCAGGAAGCTCCTTGAGGAGAAGTGA
- a CDS encoding ATP-binding protein has translation MVVVYFDTRPKRRREDLYDREKELSEFQESLNSNNSLTVITGIRRLGKTSLLLVGLNELDLPHVLVDFRGVNPNSRMDVYKRIESAVNTFFRENREIWSELKGNLKNISGLQVLGFGVNFSWKDEKTDLIALFRELEKYNVVLAFDEVQYLRGPVGSEFAGLIAHLYDYSELRMVMTGSEVGLLHDYLGVDDPEAPLYGRYFHEVSLSRFTPEQSRDFLLKGFEQVGIGPPEKLIEDAVERLDGIVGWLVLFGRKAMEKGLSRGLIDGVFDEAKALAMSEFENFLAKRVAARDRYVEIMRAVAGGKRTWEEIKEHLERKEGKSIADSVLARLLKGLVDSSFLEKRIEGRNVYYVIPDPILEACFK, from the coding sequence GTGGTAGTTGTGTACTTTGACACCCGCCCGAAGAGGCGGAGGGAGGATCTGTACGACAGGGAAAAAGAGCTTAGTGAGTTCCAGGAGTCTCTAAATTCCAACAACTCCTTAACTGTCATCACGGGGATAAGAAGGCTTGGAAAGACTTCACTTCTCCTCGTTGGTCTTAACGAGCTTGACCTTCCCCACGTCCTCGTGGACTTCCGGGGGGTCAACCCGAATTCCCGCATGGACGTCTACAAGAGGATAGAGAGCGCAGTCAACACATTCTTCCGCGAGAACCGTGAGATATGGAGTGAACTCAAAGGAAACCTCAAAAACATCTCCGGCCTCCAGGTGCTCGGCTTTGGGGTGAACTTCTCCTGGAAGGATGAGAAGACCGATCTAATAGCCCTCTTCAGGGAGCTGGAGAAATACAACGTCGTCCTGGCCTTCGATGAGGTTCAATACCTCAGGGGGCCCGTTGGTAGCGAGTTCGCAGGTTTGATAGCCCACCTCTACGACTACTCCGAGTTGAGGATGGTGATGACCGGCTCCGAGGTGGGTCTGCTCCATGACTACCTCGGGGTCGATGACCCGGAAGCACCACTGTACGGACGGTACTTCCACGAGGTGAGCCTGTCCCGCTTTACTCCGGAGCAGAGCAGGGATTTCCTGCTGAAGGGGTTCGAACAGGTGGGTATAGGCCCACCGGAAAAGCTCATCGAAGACGCCGTTGAAAGGCTCGACGGCATAGTCGGCTGGCTCGTCCTCTTCGGGAGGAAGGCGATGGAGAAGGGCCTATCTAGGGGGCTCATAGACGGGGTCTTTGATGAGGCAAAGGCGCTCGCAATGAGCGAGTTCGAGAACTTTCTGGCGAAGAGGGTCGCGGCAAGGGACAGGTACGTCGAGATAATGCGGGCTGTAGCGGGCGGAAAACGGACGTGGGAGGAGATAAAAGAGCACCTAGAAAGGAAGGAGGGCAAGAGCATAGCCGACAGCGTCCTGGCGAGGCTCCTTAAGGGACTGGTTGATTCCTCTTTCCTTGAAAAAAGAATCGAGGGTAGGAACGTTTACTACGTGATTCCCGACCCGATACTGGAGGCGTGCTTCAAATGA
- a CDS encoding Lrp/AsnC ligand binding domain-containing protein: MVRSYVLLTVEIGKVESVIEALKQIPGVTKADAVTGPYDAIVHIEANDLGELTRRILHDIHNIDGVIDTTTAIVVEMEEEE, encoded by the coding sequence ATGGTCAGGTCGTATGTTTTGTTGACCGTTGAGATTGGAAAAGTTGAGAGCGTCATAGAGGCGCTCAAGCAGATCCCAGGCGTTACGAAGGCCGATGCTGTAACCGGTCCCTATGACGCCATAGTCCACATAGAGGCCAACGACCTTGGAGAGCTTACCAGAAGAATTCTCCACGACATACACAACATAGACGGTGTTATCGACACCACCACAGCCATAGTAGTCGAGATGGAAGAGGAGGAGTGA
- the gcvH gene encoding glycine cleavage system protein GcvH: MIEVGEYKIKEGLYYTKDHEWAQVLEDGTVLIGISDYAQKELGDLAYVELPEVGKELNKGDTLCELESVKAVSEVYTPVSGEVVEVNEELEDSPELLNESPYENWIAKLKPSDPDEEFKELMDAEAYAEYLKSL; the protein is encoded by the coding sequence ATGATTGAAGTCGGCGAATACAAGATTAAGGAGGGTCTCTACTACACGAAGGACCATGAGTGGGCACAGGTCCTAGAGGATGGAACCGTTCTCATTGGCATAAGCGACTACGCCCAGAAGGAGCTCGGAGACCTAGCCTACGTTGAGCTTCCTGAGGTAGGGAAAGAGCTCAACAAGGGTGACACCCTCTGCGAGCTTGAGAGTGTCAAGGCAGTTTCCGAGGTCTACACCCCGGTCAGCGGAGAGGTGGTTGAGGTCAACGAGGAACTTGAAGATTCCCCGGAGCTTCTCAACGAGAGTCCCTACGAGAACTGGATAGCCAAGCTCAAGCCAAGCGACCCCGACGAGGAATTTAAGGAGCTCATGGATGCAGAGGCCTACGCCGAGTACCTAAAGAGCCTCTGA
- a CDS encoding type I restriction endonuclease yields the protein MEELITAIERVRSKVNAHHPYYSRNEEAVKQQLVFEIFEVLGWNVKNPDEVRPEDKTGMGRADYALVINGEMVAYIEAKKLSVDIVRDPSPLKQLGKYCYDQGVEYGILTNGVQWRAMKSLRQRRVLRNAFSLRSTS from the coding sequence ATGGAAGAGCTAATCACGGCAATCGAACGGGTGAGGTCAAAAGTCAACGCCCATCACCCATACTACTCCCGGAACGAGGAGGCTGTGAAGCAACAGCTCGTTTTTGAGATTTTCGAGGTGCTTGGATGGAACGTCAAAAATCCCGATGAAGTTCGCCCAGAAGATAAAACGGGAATGGGAAGGGCTGACTATGCCCTAGTTATCAACGGGGAGATGGTGGCATACATAGAGGCAAAGAAGCTTTCGGTTGACATCGTAAGGGATCCTTCGCCATTAAAGCAGCTCGGGAAGTATTGCTATGATCAAGGTGTTGAGTACGGGATTTTAACCAACGGCGTTCAATGGCGTGCAATGAAGTCTTTGAGGCAAAGAAGAGTATTGAGGAACGCGTTCTCCTTGAGGTCGACCTCATAA
- the gltA gene encoding NADPH-dependent glutamate synthase, translating to MAVKRKIIKERVPTPERPPEERVKDFAEVNLGYTFELAVKEAERCLQCPYDYAPCIKGCPVHIDIPGFISKLVEYRDNPDKAVKEALNVIWACNSLPATTGRVCPQEDQCEMNCVMGKVGDKVNIGKLERFVADYAREKGIDEELLFEIIPKIEKKGQHVAIIGAGPAGLTAAGELAKLGYDVTIYEALHEAGGVLMYGIPEFRLPKSIVEKEIDKLRKLGVKILTDHIVGRTVTIEELLEEYDAVFIGSGAGTPRLINAPGINLNAIYTANEFLTRVNLMKAYKFPEYDTPVYVGKKVIVIGAGNTAMDAARSSRRFGAEVTIAYRRGEEDVSARVEEVHHAKEEGIKFEYFINPVEFIGDENGNVKAVKFEKMKALDERDKRGKRKIVGTGEYVTLEADTVIIAIGKHPNRLIVNTPGLNVERGRIVVDENLMTSIPGVFAGGDAIRGEATVILAMGDGRKAAKAIHEYLTKKREGQNA from the coding sequence ATGGCGGTTAAGAGGAAGATCATCAAGGAGCGCGTCCCAACTCCCGAGAGGCCACCTGAGGAAAGGGTCAAGGACTTTGCTGAAGTTAACCTCGGTTACACTTTCGAGCTGGCAGTTAAGGAGGCCGAACGCTGCCTTCAGTGCCCCTATGACTACGCGCCGTGTATAAAGGGCTGCCCAGTTCACATCGATATTCCTGGCTTCATAAGCAAGCTCGTTGAGTACCGCGACAACCCGGACAAGGCCGTTAAGGAGGCCCTCAACGTCATCTGGGCCTGCAACTCGCTTCCGGCTACCACCGGCCGTGTCTGCCCGCAGGAGGACCAGTGTGAGATGAACTGTGTCATGGGCAAGGTCGGCGATAAGGTGAACATCGGCAAGCTAGAGAGGTTTGTTGCCGACTACGCGCGTGAGAAGGGCATAGACGAGGAGCTTCTCTTCGAGATAATCCCGAAGATCGAGAAGAAGGGCCAACACGTTGCCATTATTGGGGCCGGGCCGGCCGGTCTCACAGCGGCAGGAGAGCTGGCCAAGCTCGGCTACGACGTCACCATCTACGAAGCCCTCCATGAGGCCGGTGGGGTTCTCATGTACGGCATACCCGAATTCAGGCTGCCGAAGAGTATCGTTGAGAAGGAGATCGACAAGCTCAGGAAGCTCGGCGTCAAGATACTGACAGACCACATCGTCGGCAGAACAGTCACAATCGAGGAACTTCTTGAGGAGTACGATGCCGTTTTTATCGGCTCAGGAGCCGGAACGCCGAGGCTCATCAACGCTCCGGGTATAAACCTCAATGCCATCTATACGGCAAACGAGTTCCTCACGAGGGTCAACCTCATGAAGGCCTATAAGTTCCCGGAGTACGACACGCCGGTTTACGTTGGGAAGAAGGTTATCGTTATTGGTGCCGGTAATACCGCGATGGACGCCGCAAGGAGCTCAAGGCGCTTTGGTGCGGAGGTTACGATAGCTTACCGCCGCGGTGAAGAAGATGTCAGCGCGAGAGTTGAGGAGGTCCACCACGCCAAGGAGGAGGGCATAAAGTTCGAGTACTTCATCAACCCGGTAGAGTTCATTGGTGACGAGAACGGCAACGTTAAAGCGGTGAAGTTCGAGAAGATGAAGGCTTTGGACGAGAGGGACAAGCGCGGAAAGAGGAAGATCGTTGGAACCGGCGAGTACGTCACGCTTGAGGCCGACACCGTCATCATAGCCATCGGAAAGCACCCGAACAGGCTCATCGTCAACACGCCGGGCCTCAACGTCGAGCGCGGAAGGATAGTGGTAGACGAGAACCTCATGACGAGCATTCCTGGCGTTTTTGCCGGTGGCGACGCGATAAGGGGTGAAGCGACCGTCATCCTCGCCATGGGCGACGGAAGGAAGGCAGCAAAGGCCATCCACGAGTACCTCACGAAGAAGAGGGAAGGGCAGAACGCCTGA
- a CDS encoding DUF257 family protein: MDVYALCRYLLGKANRGDTVIVEYEPYYPVEDFSWGLLMPLLVETDSVVVADFFGVGNLLLRNYARRVSGKEYSRLIGLVKSIKVVKVGPGLASYGELLMDISPSYEPGSFLKNYHTIISRVSRLPTKPEYLVTFGLGHYVHFGGDNAVKSLLTGVSTIPLEDWVGIHFVNEAVVRREHLAILEEMASMVFRLSSDGITILKGGGAIDNGR; the protein is encoded by the coding sequence ATGGACGTTTATGCCCTCTGCAGATACCTGCTTGGCAAGGCCAACAGGGGGGACACGGTCATTGTTGAGTATGAACCTTATTACCCCGTTGAGGATTTCTCATGGGGTCTCTTAATGCCCTTACTGGTTGAGACGGACAGTGTTGTTGTGGCGGACTTCTTCGGTGTCGGGAATCTCCTACTCAGAAACTACGCCCGCAGGGTCTCCGGTAAGGAGTACTCCCGTTTGATAGGTTTGGTGAAGAGTATAAAGGTTGTGAAGGTCGGTCCTGGTTTGGCGAGTTACGGTGAGCTTTTAATGGACATCAGCCCATCTTACGAACCAGGTTCCTTCCTGAAGAACTACCACACGATAATCAGCAGGGTGAGCAGGCTTCCAACGAAGCCTGAGTATCTAGTCACGTTTGGCCTCGGTCACTACGTCCATTTTGGGGGGGATAACGCCGTTAAATCTCTCCTGACGGGTGTCAGCACTATTCCCCTTGAGGACTGGGTAGGGATACACTTTGTAAACGAGGCTGTTGTGCGGAGGGAACACCTAGCCATTCTCGAGGAGATGGCTTCCATGGTGTTTAGACTGTCAAGTGATGGAATAACTATACTCAAGGGAGGCGGGGCCATTGATAACGGACGGTGA
- a CDS encoding pyruvoyl-dependent arginine decarboxylase — MSWTTPKRAFLGAAAAEGRTKLNAFDNALLKLGIGNVNLVRLSSVIPAHVEWMERVHNVPIGMLLPTVYAHIESDEPGATISAALGVGISENNEGGLIYEYSGYCTREEAERMVRKMVEEGFAQRGWKLGDFRVASASTTVNDKPAAVLAVVVMFPY, encoded by the coding sequence ATGAGCTGGACAACACCGAAGAGGGCTTTCCTGGGTGCTGCTGCCGCAGAGGGCAGGACAAAACTCAACGCTTTCGACAATGCGCTCCTCAAGCTCGGCATAGGCAACGTCAACCTCGTCAGGCTAAGCAGTGTTATTCCTGCCCATGTCGAGTGGATGGAAAGGGTTCACAATGTGCCGATTGGGATGCTCCTGCCGACTGTCTACGCGCACATTGAGAGTGATGAACCGGGGGCGACCATCAGCGCTGCTCTAGGGGTGGGCATAAGCGAGAACAACGAGGGCGGTTTAATCTATGAATACTCCGGATACTGCACGAGGGAGGAGGCTGAGAGAATGGTCAGGAAGATGGTTGAAGAAGGTTTCGCTCAGCGTGGCTGGAAGCTGGGGGATTTCAGGGTAGCGAGTGCGAGCACAACCGTTAATGACAAGCCGGCTGCGGTCCTGGCAGTAGTGGTCATGTTCCCATACTAA
- a CDS encoding tRNA (adenine-N1)-methyltransferase, with the protein MITDGDKVLLVDRRGKRYLVTVSDGEFHTDLGILRLGELIGKSYGTSIVSHKGEEFRAIKPDINDIIAKMKRGPQIVHPKDAGIIVAYAGISPGNTIIEAGAGSGALTIFLANAVGPNGRIISYEIREDHAEIAKNNVEFAGFSDRVEIRLGDIYEGIEEEHADHIILDLPRPENVLPHAVEVLRPGGYLVAYTPCANQVHRFLQAFHEYRAHFYKPRVVEVLMREQEVKKECIRPKTTMLAHTGYITFIRRL; encoded by the coding sequence TTGATAACGGACGGTGATAAGGTATTGCTCGTGGACAGGAGGGGCAAGCGCTACTTGGTGACGGTATCCGATGGGGAGTTCCACACTGACTTGGGCATACTGAGGCTGGGGGAGCTAATAGGGAAGTCCTACGGGACGTCGATAGTAAGTCACAAGGGGGAGGAGTTTAGAGCTATAAAGCCCGACATTAACGACATTATAGCCAAGATGAAGAGAGGCCCGCAGATAGTCCACCCAAAGGACGCGGGAATAATAGTCGCCTATGCTGGCATCTCCCCCGGCAACACCATCATCGAGGCTGGAGCTGGGAGTGGTGCACTAACCATTTTCCTGGCCAACGCGGTGGGTCCTAATGGTAGGATTATCAGCTACGAGATCAGGGAGGATCACGCCGAGATCGCCAAGAATAACGTCGAGTTTGCGGGATTTTCCGACAGGGTTGAGATAAGGCTCGGGGACATCTATGAGGGCATAGAGGAAGAGCACGCGGACCACATAATCCTCGACCTTCCTAGGCCGGAGAACGTTCTTCCCCATGCGGTGGAGGTTCTCCGACCCGGCGGCTACTTGGTGGCTTATACCCCCTGCGCTAACCAGGTTCACCGCTTCCTCCAGGCGTTCCATGAGTACAGGGCACACTTCTACAAGCCCAGGGTTGTTGAGGTACTCATGAGAGAACAGGAAGTCAAAAAGGAGTGTATAAGACCTAAGACGACGATGCTGGCCCATACTGGTTACATAACCTTCATCCGGAGGCTGTGA
- a CDS encoding cation:proton antiporter has protein sequence MQIIGYVLIIIAVGRFLAELFERIGYPGLVGEITAGLILGYVLKGAPAQEMNLLAEFGIFFLMISAGLEITPEELHMGGKKAFPVYLITLGVMFLLTLPMTGYSVGLGNILAASILAVASAPVVIRLKRFFGESYLHVAISYAIISEVTILVVVYLLANVKSSESPIDMCLTLLEQALFVGVVLYINYTIGIQHKVWLMTRLRRLRSDEAVFGLFMILASLLGFLSEEVGMHFTIGGFLAGLILHSDLVGTKQYERLETIISGTTYGIFAPIFFAWRGMNFRAGVTVTVVYVMLAVYAVRFLLTFLLTWDSSTRSSLAKATGLVSFGVLGLLVADLGHGYGVISGELYAVVAFTSIAGIFLAATIGRILALTGVNSS, from the coding sequence GTGCAGATAATCGGATACGTGCTTATCATAATCGCCGTGGGTAGGTTCCTTGCTGAGCTTTTCGAGAGGATCGGTTACCCCGGCCTTGTGGGTGAGATAACCGCTGGGCTTATCCTTGGTTACGTCCTTAAGGGTGCACCGGCCCAGGAGATGAACCTCCTCGCCGAGTTTGGCATATTCTTCCTCATGATATCGGCGGGCCTTGAGATAACCCCCGAGGAACTCCATATGGGGGGAAAGAAGGCTTTTCCGGTTTACCTGATTACGCTTGGTGTCATGTTTCTCCTCACTCTCCCGATGACGGGATACTCCGTTGGTTTGGGAAACATCCTCGCCGCTTCCATCCTGGCCGTAGCTAGTGCGCCAGTTGTTATTCGACTGAAGCGCTTCTTCGGTGAGTCGTACCTCCACGTCGCCATTTCCTACGCGATAATAAGTGAGGTTACGATACTCGTCGTTGTCTACCTGCTTGCCAACGTTAAATCCTCGGAAAGTCCCATTGATATGTGTCTAACCCTGCTGGAGCAGGCTCTGTTTGTGGGGGTTGTTCTTTACATCAACTACACCATAGGAATCCAGCACAAGGTCTGGTTGATGACCCGGCTCAGGCGCCTTAGGAGCGACGAGGCGGTGTTCGGTCTTTTCATGATACTCGCCTCACTCCTCGGCTTCCTCAGCGAAGAAGTGGGAATGCACTTCACGATAGGTGGCTTCCTGGCGGGCTTAATCCTCCACAGCGACCTCGTCGGGACAAAGCAGTACGAGAGGCTTGAGACCATAATAAGCGGCACTACCTACGGGATCTTTGCTCCAATATTCTTCGCTTGGCGCGGCATGAACTTCCGGGCAGGCGTTACGGTGACCGTTGTATACGTTATGCTTGCCGTCTACGCGGTTCGCTTCCTCCTCACCTTCCTCCTCACCTGGGACAGTTCGACGAGGTCGTCCCTTGCCAAAGCGACGGGCCTTGTGAGCTTTGGCGTCCTCGGCCTGTTGGTTGCCGACCTCGGCCACGGATATGGAGTGATCTCAGGCGAGCTTTACGCCGTTGTCGCCTTCACCTCTATAGCAGGGATATTCCTTGCCGCGACTATTGGAAGGATTCTTGCACTCACAGGTGTGAATTCTTCTTGA
- a CDS encoding sulfide/dihydroorotate dehydrogenase-like FAD/NAD-binding protein, translating into MSYRVLDKKELAMNEVWYKVHAPHVARKVQPGQFVIVRAFSNGERIPLTPIKWDREEGWIELVTFVRGKTTMRMANELKPGDEILNVAGPLGNPAPMEKFGKVLAIGLITGMVEVFPIAKAWQEFGNDVTTLHVTPNPMVILKEDFEEAVSRHIIEGYDLQPGWGMNEIAQELVKRAVAKVRELLETEDFDFVFSVGPAGGQKAVFNVVKEFGIPMHSDLHPILVDGTGMCGSCRVTVGGEVKFACIDGPGFDAYKVDWDELIHRSGFYAPMERLALETYLKQLQAQGGEQ; encoded by the coding sequence ATGTCCTATAGAGTACTCGATAAGAAGGAACTCGCCATGAACGAGGTCTGGTACAAGGTACACGCCCCCCACGTGGCTAGGAAGGTTCAGCCGGGCCAGTTCGTCATAGTCAGGGCCTTCTCAAACGGTGAAAGGATACCCCTAACTCCCATAAAATGGGACCGTGAGGAAGGGTGGATAGAGCTCGTGACCTTCGTCCGCGGCAAAACCACCATGAGGATGGCTAATGAGCTTAAGCCTGGCGATGAGATCCTCAACGTCGCCGGCCCCCTGGGGAACCCTGCCCCAATGGAAAAGTTTGGGAAGGTGCTTGCCATTGGACTCATCACCGGAATGGTCGAAGTCTTCCCGATAGCCAAAGCATGGCAGGAGTTTGGAAACGACGTTACGACGCTTCACGTTACCCCAAACCCGATGGTTATCCTCAAGGAGGACTTTGAGGAGGCCGTTTCGAGGCACATAATAGAGGGCTACGATCTCCAGCCTGGCTGGGGTATGAACGAGATCGCCCAGGAGCTTGTCAAGAGGGCCGTTGCAAAGGTGAGGGAGCTTCTTGAGACCGAGGATTTTGACTTCGTCTTCTCCGTTGGCCCCGCTGGAGGCCAGAAAGCCGTCTTTAATGTCGTCAAGGAGTTTGGAATACCAATGCACTCTGACCTCCACCCCATCCTTGTCGATGGGACTGGAATGTGCGGTTCCTGCCGTGTTACCGTTGGCGGTGAGGTTAAGTTTGCGTGCATTGACGGGCCTGGGTTCGACGCCTACAAGGTCGACTGGGACGAGCTGATCCATAGGAGCGGCTTCTATGCCCCGATGGAGAGGCTTGCCCTCGAGACATACCTTAAGCAGCTCCAGGCACAAGGGGGTGAGCAGTGA
- a CDS encoding signal recognition particle protein Srp19 encodes MVKFVVWPSELDARLSRKYGRMVGKETAVDSPGIDEIAEAARALGMSIIESYEGKLNPRLSGLGEAYRAKGMIRVESKHPKGKALRMIAQKVREFRKARGKSKGKKRKSGKKKR; translated from the coding sequence ATGGTGAAGTTCGTAGTGTGGCCCAGCGAACTGGACGCGAGGCTTAGCAGAAAGTACGGAAGGATGGTGGGAAAGGAAACCGCGGTCGATTCTCCTGGAATAGATGAGATAGCTGAAGCTGCAAGGGCTTTGGGTATGAGCATCATCGAGAGTTATGAGGGAAAGCTGAACCCTCGCCTGTCGGGCCTTGGGGAAGCGTACAGAGCCAAGGGGATGATCCGGGTGGAGAGCAAACACCCAAAGGGCAAGGCGCTGAGAATGATTGCACAGAAGGTGAGAGAGTTTAGAAAAGCGAGAGGCAAATCCAAAGGCAAGAAGCGCAAATCCGGGAAGAAAAAGAGGTAA